A genomic window from Myxococcales bacterium includes:
- a CDS encoding TM0106 family RecB-like putative nuclease: protein MTSPVTAAMLYDLVQCPHRPTMDLFGDPAQRDEISPFVRLLWEKGTAYEKNVIDGLELPLLDLSRYAGDEKEWRTFEAMQRGEPLIYSARITADDLLGDPDLLRREGSGYVAGDIKSGSGEEGQDDDAKLKKHYGVQLALYTDILERRGLAGSRRPFVWDIHGEEVTYDLEEPQGKRNPTTIWQIYQDALAQAQRIVAQTERSDPAYCGACKLCHWYTACVADLESADDLTLLPELGRAKRDVMVDRIPTVSNLATTNVDGFISGKKTAFKGIGPGTLRKLQARAKLNKTKGAGPYLTAPVSLPSSETELFFDIEVDPMRDFCYLHGFVRRRGGDNTTERYVAFFTDAVSREEEERAFAEAWRYIGDHQPCVVYYYSKYERTIWRQLQSKYPSVCTADDIEDLFHPSQSVDLYFDVVKKATEWPTRDHSIKTLAKFLGFNWRDTHPSGAASIEWFDRWIRTGDPSVKRRILDYNEDDCVATRVVLDGIRALSGGV, encoded by the coding sequence ATGACCTCACCAGTTACAGCAGCAATGCTCTACGACCTGGTCCAGTGCCCTCACCGGCCGACAATGGACTTGTTCGGCGACCCGGCGCAGCGCGACGAAATCAGCCCCTTCGTGCGTCTGCTCTGGGAAAAGGGCACGGCGTACGAGAAGAACGTGATCGACGGCCTCGAGCTACCGCTACTCGATCTATCGCGGTATGCCGGCGACGAAAAGGAATGGCGGACATTCGAGGCCATGCAGCGCGGCGAGCCGCTGATTTACAGCGCGCGTATCACCGCGGACGATCTTCTCGGAGATCCAGACCTGCTGCGGCGGGAGGGCTCTGGCTACGTGGCGGGGGACATAAAGTCCGGTTCGGGGGAGGAAGGCCAGGACGACGACGCGAAACTGAAGAAGCACTACGGTGTGCAGCTCGCCCTCTACACGGACATCCTCGAGCGCAGAGGCCTGGCCGGTTCGAGACGGCCATTCGTGTGGGATATTCACGGGGAGGAGGTCACCTACGATCTCGAGGAACCGCAGGGCAAGCGGAACCCAACGACGATATGGCAGATCTACCAGGACGCGCTGGCCCAGGCGCAGCGCATCGTCGCGCAAACCGAGCGGAGCGACCCGGCGTATTGTGGAGCCTGCAAGCTTTGTCACTGGTACACAGCCTGCGTAGCAGACCTCGAATCGGCCGATGATCTGACGCTGCTGCCCGAACTCGGCCGGGCGAAACGCGACGTCATGGTCGACCGAATTCCCACTGTATCCAATCTCGCGACGACCAACGTCGACGGGTTTATTTCGGGAAAGAAGACCGCGTTCAAGGGCATCGGGCCCGGCACGCTGCGCAAGCTGCAGGCACGCGCCAAGCTCAACAAGACGAAGGGCGCCGGGCCCTACCTCACGGCACCGGTCAGCCTGCCGAGCTCCGAGACCGAGCTCTTCTTCGACATCGAGGTCGATCCGATGCGCGACTTCTGTTACCTGCACGGCTTCGTCCGCCGCCGCGGTGGAGACAATACGACCGAGCGGTACGTCGCTTTTTTCACCGACGCGGTGAGCCGCGAAGAAGAGGAGCGCGCCTTCGCCGAGGCGTGGCGATACATCGGCGATCACCAGCCCTGTGTCGTCTACTACTACTCAAAATATGAGCGCACGATCTGGCGCCAGCTGCAGTCGAAGTACCCCTCGGTCTGCACCGCCGACGACATCGAGGATCTGTTCCATCCGAGCCAGTCGGTGGACCTCTATTTCGATGTTGTGAAGAAGGCCACCGAGTGGCCGACCCGGGATCACTCCATCAAGACGCTTGCCAAATTCCTCGGCTTCAACTGGCGGGATACGCACCCTTCGGGTGCCGCTTCGATCGAGTGGTTTGACCGCTGGATTCGAACGGGCGACCCCTCAGTGAAACGACGCATCCTTGATTACAACGAGGACGATTGTGTGGCGACGCGCGTAGTTCTCGACGGCATCCGGGCTTTGTCAGGCGGAGTATAA